The stretch of DNA CCCGGGAATTTCTTTCCGGTGCCGAAGGTGGATTCGGCCTTCATGCGCCTGGTACCGCATCGTCCAGGGTTGCTACCACGCCACCTGCAGACGTCTTTTGCGCGAATGGTAGCTGCTAGCTTTGCCCATCGCCGCAAGACACTCGCCAATAATCTGCGCGGCATTTTGAGTGCGGATGACTTGCAGGGTTTGCAGATTGATCCAGGCTGCCGCGCCGAGATGCTGGACCAGGCCGCCTTTTTTCGCCTCGCCGAGGCAACAGTTGAACAAGGAAACCGATCATGAATCATTTGGAAGTTGCCGAGAAACTTTTTGCCGAACTGGAATGGGAAGCGAAGACGCTGCCCGATTATCCGGTCCTCACTTGTGGGTTGCAGGTACCTCATGGTGTTCTGGACATTTTTTGCCACGTGCATGGCGAACGGGAGCGTATCCTGTTTTACCTGCGTCCCCAGAATCTGGAGATAACCATGGGAAAACGCCCGGCAGTGGCGGAGTTTCTGACCCGTGCCAACTATGGACTAGCCCTGGGTAACTTTGAACTCGATATGGAGGATGGAGAAATCAACTTCAAGACGATCCTCCAGGCACCTGCCACGGTGCTGAGCACTGCTCTGCTGCGCCCATACCTGCTGGTTGGTGTAGAGACCATCAACCACTATCTGCCAGGGTTGGACCGGGTGCTGAGTGGTCAGGAAACCCCGGTCGCCGCGATTAGGGCGTTGGAGATTGCGACAGCGGTGCATTGACCCCGGAGCCGATGATTCCGCTGCCCAGCAGCAATGGGGTGATGCCCATGCCGCGGATTTTGGCAAGGGTGGGCTGGGCCGCTGCCAGAGAATCGAAGATGCTGGTGCGGAGCCGGTAGAGGGTGTTGTTATTACCGGCTTCTACTTTTTCCATCCGGGTGCTGACCCCCAGCAGGGCGAGGCGATCGCGCAGGACGACGGCGGCGGCGCGGTTGGTGAAAGCGCCCACCTGAATAGTTACCGGCTGGTGAACGACACTGATATTGCTGGCGGTCGCCGCACTGGGGATACCGGGGCCGCTACCGAGGATGTCGGCTGGAATGTCCACATGCATATGGGGCAGTATCTGGTAAAAATTGAAATTGACGCCGCTGCGGTTGGCGGCTGTGGCACTGTTATCTGCAGCGACGGCAAGTGAGTTGCTCACCGGAGTTTGTGTAATGGCTGGGGTATGGGTGGCCAGCAGATTACCGGGCTGTTTCTGATTGGCTGTCAGTGCGCTACGGCCGGAAGCCGTCGCTGCCGATAGTCCCGTCCCGCTACTAATGAGACCGAGTTTTCCTGTGGTGATGGGGAGCTGTGCTATCCACGACCAGATCCCCGCACTGAGCGCGACCACCAGAAGCAGCAACACCCATGGCCAGTACCGTGGGGGATGGGGCGGTGTTTTTTCGGAGTCGTCTTCCAGCTTTGTCTGCTGCCGTGGCGTGACGGCCGGGCGCGGCTCTTGCGCTCGCGGGCGACTGGTTTGATTTTTGTAATCGCGCATGAATCCTTACATCTGTTCCGGTGCGCTGACGCCAAGCAGTCGTAACCCATTGGCAATGCTCTGTGCGACGCTCAGACAGAGCGTCAGACGGGCGTGGCGCAGCGGCGTCTCCTCCACTAAAATTCGGGTCGAATTGTAGTAGGTGTGGAAGGCTGCAGCCAATTCCCTAAGATAGAAGGCAATCTGGTGCGGTTCGCGATCACGTGCCGCCGTGGCTACTACTTCCGGGAAGCGCCAGATGGCGTCGGCAAGTGCGATTTCGCGGGGTTCCTGCAGAATTTCCAGGTCAACGCCGTCTGTTGACGGCAGGCTGAGCCCTTTTTCTGCCGCCTGACGCAGCAGGGAATAGACCCGAGCATGAGCATACTGGATATAAAATACCGGGTTTTCTTCGGAGTGCTTTTTTGCCAGTTCCAGATCGAAGTCCAGATGTTGGTCGGCGCGGCGCAGTACATAAAAGAAACGTGCCGCATCATTGCCCACTTCCTCGCGCAGTTCACGGAGGGTGACAAACTCGCCAGCGCGGGTAGACATGGAGACCTTTTCTGTACCGCGATAGAGGATGGCGAACTGGACGAGGACGACTTCCAGTTGCTGGTCATCGAGGCCAAGGGCGCGCAGGGCGGCCTTGACTCTGGGCACATAGCCGTGATGGTCCGCACCCCACATGTCGATGACGTGGGTGAAGCCGCGAGCAAATTTTTCGGCATGGTAAGCCACATCGGAGGCAAAGTAGGTATAGGCGCCGTTGTCACGACGCAAAACCCGGTCCTTGTCATCATCAAAGGCGGTGGCGCGGAACCAGAGGGCACCTTCCTGGGTGTAACAGTGTCCCGCTTTTTCGAGGGCAGCGATGGCGGCATCGACTGCACCCGTATCCACCAGGCTGCGCTCGGAATACCAGCGATCGTAATGTATGCCAAAGCCCTCCAGATCATCGCGGATGTCGGCGAGAATCTCGTCCAGTCCGGCGCTGTGCAGGGTGCGATAGTTTTCGCCGAGAGACTGCTTCAGATAGGCGATGAGGGTGTCGATGGCGATATCACCGTCGCTCATCTCGGGGAGGTTCGGCAATCCGGCCGCTGCGTGCTGTAAGCGGTTGCCGACCTGCTCCCGGAGATGGGTCGCTATTTCGCGCACATAGTCGCCCCGATAACTGTTCTCAGGGAAGGGCCAGGGCAGCGCCCCGGCGGCTTCGAGATAACGCAGGTAGACGCTAGCGGCGAGAATATCCATTTGGCGCCCGGCATCGTTGACATAGTATTCGCAAAAGATGTCGAAGCCGCTAAAGCGGAGGATGTTGGCGAGGCTGGCGCCATAGGCGGCACCGCGCCCGTGCCCGACGTGCAGGGGGCCGGTAGGGTTGGCCGAGACGAATTCCAGTTGCAGCCGTTGACCCGCACCATTTTGGTTGGCGCCGAAGTGCTCCTTTTCGGCACTAACCTGGCGGATCACTGCATGAAAGGCGGCTGGCTGCAAAAAGAAGTTGATGAAGCCGGGGCCGGCAATTTCGGTGCGGGCAATCCACTCCGAGGCGGGCAAGGCGGCGACGATGTCGGCGGCGAGATCGCGCGGTTTGCGTCCGACGACTCTGGCGAGGAGCAGGGCGACGTTGCTGGCGAGATGGCCGTGTTCCACCTGCTTGGGGCGATCCAACTCCAGAGTGGCGGGAACCCCTGGAATGCTGCCCTGGGCGTGGAGTTGTTGAAGCGCCCCTTGCAGGGCTTGGCTGACAAATGCTTTCACAGGGCTACCTTATGCACGAAATGTTTACTTTAGTGTAACCGAAGCAAACGTTTTACGGCAGAGGTTGTTGTATCCTGGACATCCTGCCGACATGTCCACGCAGCGGGGAGCGCGAAACAGAGTGGTTATAAGGAGCGCTTCCGGCGCTGGCTGCTGCGGAAAACTCGTCCTCTTCCTCCTCCACATAATTGCGCGGACCATCGGCGCTGCGCAGAGTGCTGGGCGGGATGATAAAGAAGTAGGCGCCGATGGCCGCTATCAGGCAGATCCACATGGACAGGCGCAGCAGGTTGTCGATGCTCAGGGTATCGGCCTGCACGCTGATCAGGGTGTGCAGGTGTTGGGCGGAGAGCGTCGTTTCCGGGTTGAAACGACTGATGTGGCCGCGTAGATGGTCGCCGGCAAGGGCGCTGTAGCGGGTCCAGTAGACGCTCAGCAGGCTCACCCCGATGTTGGCGCTGAAGACGCGAATGAAATTGCTGGTGGTGGCTGCTGACGGGATTTCCTGGGCGCTAAGGCCAGAGAGGATGATCATGGTCAGCGGTACGAAGAGCATGCCCACCCCCATGCCGATGAACAGCACCGACCAGAACAGGTCGCCTAGATTGCTGATGGGGCTGAGATAAGCGCTGCCATAGGCGAAGGCAAAAATGGCAAAGCAGAGGGTCGCCAGTAGTCGCAGTCCGAGTAACCCGCGCAGACGGTCCATCAGCGTCGACAAAGGGATGGCGCCGATGCCGATGGGAATAAGTACGGAGCTCCCCCAAAACCCATTGAAACCAAGGGTTTCCTCTGCCCAGAGGGGCAGTATGGAGGCCCAGCCCATGAACATGGCCCAGCCCAGGCAAAGCAACAGCAAACCCAGCCAGTAATTGCGTCGGCGCAGAAAGTGTAACGGGAGCAGGGGATGCTGAGTTTCGCTTTCCCGCCAGGCAAAGAGCAGCAAAAAAATAAAGGCAACTAAGGTCATTTTGAGAATGAAGGTGGAATGCCACCAACCGTACTGCTCACCCTGATCCAGCACAATTTGCATGCTCATCAGTCCGCCATAGAGCAGGCCGAAGCCCCAGCTATCGAAGGGTGGGGTTAGGGGATTGCCCTGCTCTTTGGGGATGCCCAGACTGCCCAAAAACAGGGCGACGCCCCATATCGGCAGGGAAAGTAGGAAAATGCTGCGATAGCCCAGTTCCGTCGCCAGCAGACCGCCGATGGTTGGCCCGAAGAAGAAAGGCACGAGCATGGCATTGCTCCAGAAAATGGTCACCAGACCATGGCGCTTGAGGGGGCTGTGGTGCAGAAAAAGACTCTGACCCAGGGGGACGAGGAGCCCTGCGGCGATACCTTCCAGAGCACGAGACAACAGCATAATCCAGAGATTGTTGGTTACCGCGCTGATGACGGTTCCCAGTACGGCCACGGCAACCGCCACTTGAAAAACGCGACGCATCCCGAAGCGGGCGGTCGTCCAGGGCATCAGGGTAATCCCCAGTGACCAGTGGACAATGAAGTAGGTCAGGGTCCAGAGGGCATGATCGCTGCTGGTGGACAGACCACCTGCGACGTAAGGAAAAATACCCTGCACCGAGGCGCCATCGAAGGAGCCCATACCGAGGGCGAGACCTACCCCCGCAAAGAGGGGCCAGATTCTAGAAAGGGACGGCGATGTTTCCACGAGGCGGAATCCTTGGAGATTGTCTTGATCTGGAGCTGGTCGTCACGACGGCATAACGTCGGTCTTGTGCTGCTTTAGAAACCACCGTCGGCCGTTGCTACCAACAAAAAGGCACCGGAGCCGCCTGCCGGATGCTCCAGCCAGATCAGGGGCAGGTCGGGACGGCGGCGGGTGAGGGCTTCTTCGGCATCGCCGGTTTCCACTACCAGGATGCCACCGGCCTGCAGGTGGTGCGGCGCCTGCTCCAACAGGGGGAGCAGGCAATCCAGGCCATCATCGCCGGCGGCCAAGGCGAGACGGGGCTCGTGCCGATATTCGGGGGGTAGTTCCGTCATGGTCGCTGCGTCCACATAGGGCGGGTTGCTGAGGATCAGGTCGTAGCGCTGTCCATCCAATGCGGCGAAGAGGTCGGACTGATGCAGATGCACGCGGTCCTCCAAGCCATAGCGTCGTACATTCGTGCGGGCTACGGCGAGGGCCTCGGCGGAAATGTCTACTGCGTCCACTTCGGAGTCTGGAAAACGCAGGGCCAGGGTGATGGCCATACAGCCGGAGCCCGTGCCGACCTCCAAAATGCGCTGTACCTGCGATTCCTCTACCCAGGGTGCGAAGCCCTCTTCAATAAACGGTTCAAGCAGGCTGCGGGGAATGAGGACCCGTTCATCGACGCTAAAACGCAGTCCAGCAAACCAGGCTTCGCCGGTGATGTAGGCGGCAGGACGGCGGAGCATTTCCCGCTGATAAAAGTAGTTGAGAATCGTGGTCTTCTCGTTGTCCAGCAGACGGGCTGCGCCCAGATCTGCAAGGTCTTCTGGCTCCAGGTGCAGCGCCCGCGCGATAAGGGTGTCCGCTTCGGCGCGGGGTTGCTGCTGGCCCTGGCTGAAGTCGAGCCCGGCAGCGGCAAAACGGCTGGCTCCCCAACGCCGGTAATCGGTTACCGTATGCAGTGTGGTGATAGCGAAGGCGGCATATTGTTCGAGGTCCATTCAATCCAACTCCAGCCAGACCGGGCAATGATCGGAGCCCGTCACATCAGTGGCAATCCCTGCTCCGCGCAGGCGCGGCAACAGGCTCTCATGTATCCAGAAATAATCGAGGCGCCAGCCGATATTGCGGGCTCGGGCGTTAGTGCGCTGGCTCCACCAGGAATAGTCCGTCGCGTCCGGGTGTAGGTGACGGAAGCTGTCCACCCAGCCTGCCGCTACCCACTGGTCCAGGCAGGCCCGTTCCTCGGGGAGAAAGCCGGATATTTTCGCATTCTCTTTGGGGCGGGCGAGGTCGATGGCCCGGTGGGCGGTGTTGACGTCGCCACAGAATACCACCGCTCGCCCGGCGGCAACCCGTGCGTTGACCATATCCAGGAAGGCGGCATAGAAATCCAGTTTGAAGGCGAGGCGTTCCGTATCTTTTTTGCCATTGGGGAAGTAGACATTATACAAGTCGAAATCTCCACAGTCGGTGATGACCACGCGGCCTTCTCGATCGAAACGTGGGATGCCTAGCCCTGTGGCCAGTGGTCGGCAGGGTGCTTTGCTGAAAGTGATAACGCCGCTGTAACCGGAGCGCTCGGCGACTGCCCAGCGGCCATCATAGCCCTCCAGTACGATTTCTGCGGTCGGCAGGCGGTCCGGGTCGGCTTTGCTTTCCTGGATGCAGAGCACACCCGGTTGCGTCGCTGCGACCCATTCGCGCAACCCCTTACGACAGGCGGCGCGCCAGCCATTCACGTTCCAGCTATACAGGCGCATGGTCACGACCGCTCAACGGATCACCCGCACGGCCAGAAAATCCCCCTCGGCCAGCACCCGTTCCAGAATGATACGCCCGGCATCGCCGGCGGTACTGGCTGCAGCGAGCAGGGCGAGTCCCTCCCGCGCCGCCGTCGGACTGATGACGCCATGGCGTAGTGCCAGTTGATAAAGTACGGCAACACTGATTTCCTGGCCGGGTTGTTTGACCAGTTCCCCCTGAAGCTGCGCGAGGGGGCCGCCGTAGAGAAGCAGTTTGCGCACATGGTCGATATTGGGCAGTGTCGGGGTGCTCATGGTGGTTCCTTGTTGATGAATCATCTGTTAAAGCCCGCGCTGGCGGGCCCAGGTGGCGGTGTCGGCTACACCGGCTAACTCTTCTCTGGACCTGGCCAGCCCTGGCAATGCAGGGACCACAGCCCACCACTTTGTGGCACGCTGAGCTGTGGACCCAGTTCCGTCAGGGCGGCGGTCAGTGCCTCGCGCAGACCCCAGGGTGGATTCACTATGATCAGTCCGCTGCCGAAAAGCTGTTCGCGGCCTTCCTCCGGCATCTGCAACAGTTCGCAGGCAAAAGCCGGAAGGCGCTCGCGCAAGGCCTGCCGCAATCTGGTGATCGTACCGCGGATTTTTATCGGGTACCAGACGAGATACACCCCTTGCGGCCAGCGCTGATAAGCGCGGATCAGGGCGTCCGCGAGGCGTTCCCATTCATCTCTGCGTTCAAAGGGTGGGTCGATCAGGACCAGACCGCGTTTTTCAGGCGGGGGAATCAGCCCGAAGAGGGCGCGATAACCGTCTTCACCGATGACACTGGTGTGCGCTCGCTTGCCCATCGCCCTGCGCAGATGCGTCGCTACTTCGGGCTGCTGTTCGCAGAGCACCATCCGGTCAGCAGGCCGGAGCAGGGCGGCGGCGAGGGCGGGTGAGCCGGGATAGTGGCGCAACACACCGTCGCTGTTCTCGTTGCCGATGATTTTTAGCCAAGCACCCGCATGCGGCAAGCTACGCCGATCCACCCAGAGGTGCGCAATGCCCAGCAAGTGTTCTCCTTGCGCGCTTAGTGTATATCGTCCTGCGCCCGCGTGGGTGTCGATGTAAGCGAGCGGCGTGTCCTTACGGATCAGGGCTTGCAAAGTGAGACTCAGGGCCAGATGCTTGATGCAGTCGGCAGCATTGCCGGCGTGATAATGATGGTCGTAATTCATGGCTTGTTTATCTTTCTGGGGTTGGCTTGGGGCGACGCTTTCGTCATGATAACAGATAGTGACCCAGACTCAGCGGAAAAGGAGAGATGAAGATGCGACTTTATGCTACGCAGACCAGCCCCTATGCCCGGAAGGTGCGTATCGCACTGCTGGAAAAAAACATCCCCTGCGCTTTGGAGTGGGTGGATCTCCGCGCCGCCGACCATGGGGCACTGGAGCACAATCCTCTGGGCAAGATCCCCGTGCTGGTGCGTAATGACGGCTCGGCCGTATATGACTCAGCAGTGATTATCCAATATCTGGAAATTCTGCACCCCGAACCCGCCATCATCCCTCATGATCCGGAGGCCCGCATTGAGACATTGCGGATTGAGGCGCTGGCTGGCGGCATTATGGATACCACGGTTGCCTGGGTGTTGGAGCAACGCCACAGTAAAGATTGCCAGGATGCCGGTGTGTTGCAGCGTGCCCGTAACAAGGTGCTTGCCGCACTGGCTGTGCTGCAGGAAGAGGCGTGCGCGTGGCAAGATCTGGCCGCAGCGCCAGTGTTGAATCTGGCGCAGATTGCGACCATCGCCGCAGTCGGTTATGTCGATCTGCGCGCACCGGATTTCTTGCTGCAATTCCCGGATTTGACGACCTGGATGCACTCCCTGCATCAACGTTCCGCCATCAGCGCCACTGCGCCCCAGTAATTTTCATGAAAATTGCGACCTGGAACGTCAACTCCCTGAAGGTGCGTCTCCCCCAAGTGCTGGAATGGCTGGGTAGTGAGCAGCCCGATGTTCTTTGTCTGCAGGAGACCAAGCTGGTCGATGCGCGTTTCCCGGTGGCCGAACTGGCGGACGCAGGCTATCAGTCGCTCTATCACGGTCAGCCGACTTATAACGGTGTTGCCATACTGAGCCGGACAGCACCTGACGACGCCCGTTGCGACTGGCCAGGCGGCGGTGACGGACAGGCACGACTGTGCGCCGCCAGCTTCGGTGACTTACGCGTCATCAATGTTTATGTGCCCAACGGGCAGGCCTTGGGTAGTGACAAGTATCCATATAAATTACAATGGCTTGGGCGTCTGCGTGCGCTGATTGCCGAGGAGTTGCAGCGCTGGCCGCAACTGCTGCTGGCAGGGGATTTCAATGTGGCCCCTGACGTCCGTGATGTTTGCGACGTTACGGTCTGGGGGGATGGCATACTCTGCTCAGCTCCCGAACGGGAGGCGCTGGACGCCTTGTTAAGCCTCGGACTGCATGACAGCTACCGTAGCCTGTACCCGGACGCGCAGGCGTGGAGTTGGTGGGATTACCGTGCGGCAGCGTTCCGGCGCAATCAGGGACTGCGCATCGACCTGATCCTGGCCTCGAGTCCACTGCTTGCGCGCACTCAGGATGTCGTCATCGACCGCGCCGCGCGAGCGGTGGAGCGCCCGTCAGATCACGCGCCGGTCTATATCACGCTGGAGAACGAGGCATGATTGGACTTCTGGTCGTCAATCTTGGCACCCCCGATGCGCCTACCGCGCCGGCAGTGCGCCGCTACCTGCGCGAGTTTCTTAGTGATAGCCGGGTAGTAGAACTTCCGCGGATACTCTGGTGGCCCATCCTGCATGGGCCTATTCTGCTGTTTCGCCCCACCCGCTCGGCGCGCAATTATGCGAGTATTTGGCTTCCCGATGGCTCACCCCTGATGGTCTATAGCCAGCGCCAGTGCGACGCACTGCAGGCCCATTGGGATCAGCAGTTTCCCGGCCTGGTCCGGGTGGAGCTGGCGATGCGCTACGGCAACCCGTCAGTTGCGAAAGGCATGACCGCTTTGCGTGCCGCCGGCTGCAGCAAAATACTGATGGTCCCACTTTATCCCCAATATGCGGCAGCCACCACCGCCTCCGCTTTTGACGCGGTGGCCAGAGAATTGCGGAAATGGCGCGAAATCCCGGAAATTCGCATGATTCGGGACTGGTATGAACACCCTGCCTATATTCGTGCTCTGGCGGATAGTGTCCGTGTCTGGTGGCACGAACACGGGCAGGCAGAGCGGTTGCTGATTTCTTTTCACGGCTTGCCGGAGATGTGCATTGAAAAGGGCGATCCCTATCGCGCTCAGTGCGAAAAGACTACCGCACTACTCATAAAGGAACTCGGTTTGTCTGGTGATCAGTGGGTACAGACCTTTCAAAGCCGCTTCGGCACCGCCCAATGGCTGGGGCCCGATACCAATAAAACGCTCGTCGAGTTGGCGCGTTCAGGAGTGTCCCGCGTAGACGCCATCTGCCCTGGGTTTAGTGCAGATTGCGTGGAAACACTGCAGGAAATCGCCATGGAGGGCAAAGACACTTTTCTTAGGGCGGGCGGCCGGGAACTGCGCTATATCCCGGCACTCAACGATAACCCCCTCTGGATAGCGGCGTTCAGCCAAATTCTTGAGCCCCATTGGCTTCATTGGGAGTGCCCGGAAAATTTTGCCGTTTCTGCGCAGTAAGGCTAAAATCGGCTCGAGACTACTATAGCAGTATCTTTCCCTGGCCCTTTACCTACAGGACTCGCGCCATGATGATCAGCAAAGACAAAGTCGTCACTATCGACTATTCCCTGACCGATGAAGAGGGGGAGCTGATTGACAGCTCCGTGGGTGAAGAGCCCCTCGTCTATCTCCATGGCCACCATGGCATCATCCCCGGCCTGGAGCAGGCTCTGGCGGGGCGTCGTGTCGGTGATAAGCTAGAGGTCTCCATTCCTCCTGAAGAAGGCTATGGCGATTGGGACGAAGATCTGGTGGAAGTGGTGGGTGTTGAGGACTTTGACGATCCAGAAGAACTGGAGATCGGCACTCAGTTTGAGACAATGACCGAAGAAGGCACGCGCCTTGCCACGGTAATCGATATAGAAGGCGACGAAATTACCGTCGACCTCAATCACCCTCTGGCCGGGATGACCCTGAATTTCGATGTGACGGTGCTGGAAGTACGGGATGCCACCGCCGAGGAACTGGCCCATGGTCATGTCCATGGGCACGGAGCACATGACGAGGCTCATTGATGCGTCGGTGCTGCGCCGGTTGACACGTATTCTGACCAAGTAAGTCGCCTTGCGTGGCCTGGGTTTAATGTCTGGAACCAGCGCCGACGGTGTGGATGCCGCGGTGCTGGATTTTGATGTCGCAGGCTGTGCGGGTTACCGGGGTACCTTCAGTTACCCTTTTGATCCGGCGTTGCGCGCAGAAGTGCTGGCTGCCAATGGGCCATTGAGTGTCGAGGCGGTGGCGCAGCTCGATCGGCGCCTGGGCGCCCGCTATGCGCAATTGGCGCGTACTGCCATCGCCCATCTTGGTCCGGTAGACTTTATCGCCTTGCACGGGCAGACCATTCGTCATCAGCCGCGGGGGGATCCTGGCTTTACGCTGCAAATTGGTGCCGCAGCAGATATCGCCGTGGCCACAGGTCTGACCGTGATCCACGATTTCCGGCGTACCGATGTGGCGGCCGGAGGGGAGGGGGCGCCGCTGGTTCCGCCCTTCCATCAATACTGCTTTCAGGATAAACAACCCCGTCTGGTACTTAATCTCGGCGGTATGGCCAACGTGACCTGGTTGCCAGGTATGGATGACCCCCGTCCACTCCTGGCCTTCGACTGCGGGCCGGGCAATGTGCTTATGGATGCGGCCATACATTTGTGCAGTGATGGGCAATCGACCTGTGATGTGGATGGCCAAATGGCAGCCGACGGACTTTGCGATGCTGTGCAGTTAGAGGCATGGCTGGCGCACCCGTTCTTCCGGCAGCCGCCTCCGAAAAGCACCGGGCGGGAGGTTTTCGGGTTGCCACTGGTGACGCAATGGTGGTCATTCTGGCAGGGCTCTGCAGCGGATTTTCTGGCGACACTGACGGCATTGACCGCGGTTTCCGTGGCGCAAGCGATAAGGACCTGGACACCGGGCGCCGCAGAAATGCTGGTGTTCGGCGGCGGTGCCGAAAACCCGACCCTGATGCACGTTTTGCAGGGGGTCTTGGCAGAGACCCGAATTTTGCACGGTGGGCAGTACAGCGGCATTCCCAGTCAGGCTTTGGAGGCGTTGGCCTTTGCCTGGCTGGGTGGAAAGTGCTTACTGGGGCAGCGCCTGCCCTTGGCGCACGTTACCGGGGCGCAGCGCCCCATGACCCTGGGTACTATTCTGCCCGGAGATAACTGGCCAGAACTGCTTGTCCATCTCTCGAAAAGGATGGAAATTACCGCAAAGGAAAGATCGCATGGTGCTCTCCCCACTGCCTGACATCGGCAATTGTTGGCATCCCGGCGGCGGAACGGCCGTTTATGGCATTCTCGGCCATCCGGTCTCACACAGCCTCTCGCCGTGGATGCATCGCCTCTTTGCAGCGCAGCAGGATCGGGACCTGGTTTATGTGCCCTTTCCGGTGCATGAAGAGGCGATCGCCACGGCGCTGGCCGGACTGGCGGCGCTTGGCGTGCGCGGCGTGAATGTTACGGTCCCCCATAAAGAGGCCGTGTTGCCGCTGATGCAGCGACTCAGCGCTGCGGCGCGTGCCATCGGTGCGGTGAACACCATATGTTTTACGCCCTCGGATATAGAAGGACACAATACGGATGCACTCGGTTTTCAGCGGGCGCTGGAGCGTGCGGCGGGGGTTGGCTGGCAGCAATGTCCGGCGACGGTGATTGGCGCTGGAGGGGCGGCCCGGGCCATCGTCTATGCCCTCGGTCATGCTGGATGTCCGGCTATTTATTTGGCGAATCGCCATCTGCCGCGTGCCGAAGCCCTGGCTGCACAATTCCCCGATCTCCCGGTGCACCCCCTCCCGTTGGACTCGGCGGCATTGTCTGCGGTATTGCCCTACAGTGCATTACTGGTCAATACCAGCGCGCGCGGGCTGCACGGGGAGTGCCACCCGGAGTTGGATCTCGCCTGCATGCCCAGAAATGGCAGCGTATACGATATCGTCTATAACCCATTGGAAACGCCTCTGCTACACGCCGCCCGGCAGGCTGGGCTGGGCGCGATGGATGGGCTGGGCATGTTGGTAGAGCAAGGCGCGGAGAGTTTTCGAATATGGACGGGAACTTTGCCGCAAACCGCCGCCGTGGAGGAGACCTTACGCCGATGGCTACAAATCCAGAACACATCGCGTTGACACCCGTATTGCGGGCATTAGTCAGCAACGGGTTAAGCGACGAGGCGCAGTTACAGAGCCTTGCCACCGATCCGGCGCGGGGTAAGACGCCGCTTCTGTTTTATGTGGTCGAGAAAGGCGCTGTTCCTGCCGCAGTGCTCATGGCACATCTTTCCGCTCGCTATAACATGCCCATGCTCGATCTGGATGCGGTCGCGATGGATGACTTGCTTATTCGGAAACTCGACAAAGGGCTGATGATCCGCTACCTGGTGCTGCCCTTGTCGAAGCATGGAGACACCCTCTACCTCGCCATGGCTGATCCTACGGATTTTAAGGCGGTGGAAGATGTGAAGTTTAACACCGGTCTGCAGGTGATGCCGATACTGGTCGAGGCCAATAAGCTGGCGAAGGCAGTGAACGCTGCGGCCAACAGTATGCAGGGCGGGATCGATGATGTTTTCATAGATAAGCCACGCGACGAAGAAGAGCAGGAAGAATTCGATCTTGCGCAGAAAAATGATAGTACGGTCGAGGATGCGCCCGTGGTGCGTTTTGTCCAGCAATTGCTGCTGG from Acidithiobacillus sp. encodes:
- a CDS encoding peptidylprolyl isomerase produces the protein MMISKDKVVTIDYSLTDEEGELIDSSVGEEPLVYLHGHHGIIPGLEQALAGRRVGDKLEVSIPPEEGYGDWDEDLVEVVGVEDFDDPEELEIGTQFETMTEEGTRLATVIDIEGDEITVDLNHPLAGMTLNFDVTVLEVRDATAEELAHGHVHGHGAHDEAH
- the hemH gene encoding ferrochelatase, which encodes MIGLLVVNLGTPDAPTAPAVRRYLREFLSDSRVVELPRILWWPILHGPILLFRPTRSARNYASIWLPDGSPLMVYSQRQCDALQAHWDQQFPGLVRVELAMRYGNPSVAKGMTALRAAGCSKILMVPLYPQYAAATTASAFDAVARELRKWREIPEIRMIRDWYEHPAYIRALADSVRVWWHEHGQAERLLISFHGLPEMCIEKGDPYRAQCEKTTALLIKELGLSGDQWVQTFQSRFGTAQWLGPDTNKTLVELARSGVSRVDAICPGFSADCVETLQEIAMEGKDTFLRAGGRELRYIPALNDNPLWIAAFSQILEPHWLHWECPENFAVSAQ
- a CDS encoding anhydro-N-acetylmuramic acid kinase; its protein translation is MSGTSADGVDAAVLDFDVAGCAGYRGTFSYPFDPALRAEVLAANGPLSVEAVAQLDRRLGARYAQLARTAIAHLGPVDFIALHGQTIRHQPRGDPGFTLQIGAAADIAVATGLTVIHDFRRTDVAAGGEGAPLVPPFHQYCFQDKQPRLVLNLGGMANVTWLPGMDDPRPLLAFDCGPGNVLMDAAIHLCSDGQSTCDVDGQMAADGLCDAVQLEAWLAHPFFRQPPPKSTGREVFGLPLVTQWWSFWQGSAADFLATLTALTAVSVAQAIRTWTPGAAEMLVFGGGAENPTLMHVLQGVLAETRILHGGQYSGIPSQALEALAFAWLGGKCLLGQRLPLAHVTGAQRPMTLGTILPGDNWPELLVHLSKRMEITAKERSHGALPTA
- the xth gene encoding exodeoxyribonuclease III; amino-acid sequence: MKIATWNVNSLKVRLPQVLEWLGSEQPDVLCLQETKLVDARFPVAELADAGYQSLYHGQPTYNGVAILSRTAPDDARCDWPGGGDGQARLCAASFGDLRVINVYVPNGQALGSDKYPYKLQWLGRLRALIAEELQRWPQLLLAGDFNVAPDVRDVCDVTVWGDGILCSAPEREALDALLSLGLHDSYRSLYPDAQAWSWWDYRAAAFRRNQGLRIDLILASSPLLARTQDVVIDRAARAVERPSDHAPVYITLENEA
- a CDS encoding 23S rRNA (adenine(2030)-N(6))-methyltransferase RlmJ, which encodes MNYDHHYHAGNAADCIKHLALSLTLQALIRKDTPLAYIDTHAGAGRYTLSAQGEHLLGIAHLWVDRRSLPHAGAWLKIIGNENSDGVLRHYPGSPALAAALLRPADRMVLCEQQPEVATHLRRAMGKRAHTSVIGEDGYRALFGLIPPPEKRGLVLIDPPFERRDEWERLADALIRAYQRWPQGVYLVWYPIKIRGTITRLRQALRERLPAFACELLQMPEEGREQLFGSGLIIVNPPWGLREALTAALTELGPQLSVPQSGGLWSLHCQGWPGPEKS
- a CDS encoding glutathione S-transferase N-terminal domain-containing protein gives rise to the protein MRLYATQTSPYARKVRIALLEKNIPCALEWVDLRAADHGALEHNPLGKIPVLVRNDGSAVYDSAVIIQYLEILHPEPAIIPHDPEARIETLRIEALAGGIMDTTVAWVLEQRHSKDCQDAGVLQRARNKVLAALAVLQEEACAWQDLAAAPVLNLAQIATIAAVGYVDLRAPDFLLQFPDLTTWMHSLHQRSAISATAPQ
- the aroE gene encoding shikimate dehydrogenase codes for the protein MVLSPLPDIGNCWHPGGGTAVYGILGHPVSHSLSPWMHRLFAAQQDRDLVYVPFPVHEEAIATALAGLAALGVRGVNVTVPHKEAVLPLMQRLSAAARAIGAVNTICFTPSDIEGHNTDALGFQRALERAAGVGWQQCPATVIGAGGAARAIVYALGHAGCPAIYLANRHLPRAEALAAQFPDLPVHPLPLDSAALSAVLPYSALLVNTSARGLHGECHPELDLACMPRNGSVYDIVYNPLETPLLHAARQAGLGAMDGLGMLVEQGAESFRIWTGTLPQTAAVEETLRRWLQIQNTSR